The genomic DNA ggatatccgaccttGGCTCTACCTCAGGGGCTCCAGCCCAAGCCACTTGACACCCTCTCAAAATGCTTTCTCTTTCCAAGCCGACCCTCTTTTTGAACTTTCGGGCATGAAAAGGACAGAGTGCACGAACGGTGTTCAgacaagactgatcggactgcgaaaaaacctacgccccagcggctacggtgccttcactCATCAATGCTTACTGACATGCCCGACAacgcgctctaaactttccaagtctaaaaaacaagaaagaggatcggaAACTTTTTCACGACAAGTTATAAaaaaggcctctgtggccataaaaaaaaacaagtctttcactaatgtatttacatcttgggcgccagcccgataTAGCTAACTCGTCTGGGGATCTTCGGGCGggatggcttcatcctccaggagcttcgccaaggctCCGTCGGGtcgagcaccgacgcgtcgatctcgtccagctcggcctcggagtagccggcggcgtaccccccgctcatcccggcgaagttgatgccgtaGTAATGGGAGACAAAGACCCCAAAGGCTCACCTCACATCGGTGCGGAGCGCTTCGAGGGCGATCTCGCAGGTCCAGCGGTACGTCCCGAGGACATGAGTCACcagcgagctcgtcccctccccctggaccacgtTGAGGCCGTCGCagatgacgcggaccgcatcccgcagttGCCTTGCTCAGCGCGCTCCGCGTCAAGCACCTCCCTCAGCCGGGTGAGTTCGTCTGCAAGGATCACCTAGAAGAACCCGCCAAATCAAAAAACACCGCAACTCCACAAAGACAAAGGAACGAAAAAAGTCTTACCTTCGGATTGGGCCTTCAGCTGGCGCTCCCGATCAAGCCCCTAGGCCATGGAGGCCTGAAGCTCCTGCACTTGCACttggagctgactgacctctGCCCCAAGGTTGGCCGCCACCTTCTCAGCCTCCTCCTTCCGGGCCTTCTCGGTGTCCCGGTCCTGCCAGGCCTTCTGCCACTCGCGCCGGACGTGCTCAATggtcttctgaagggcttcaTGCTATCCCTTCAGCCATGCGAGCTCCTCAGCGTCGTGGCAGGCCTTTTCAGTAGCAGCGCGGTCGCAGCGAGCCCTCTCGTCGACGATCTGGAACTTGGCCTCCGCCCACCGCGcgtcctcctgcgccgcctcctcgcctctcCGCAGATCATTGATGACCTGCTGGGTGGCGGCAACCAGCATGGTCAACTCCTCGGTCGActgcctctccaagttgaagcgctcccagagcccccgctcgagccggaggaaatcggatTTTCCCCGGCTACATTCTTGGAGGGCCTGCAGGACAATGGACCATCAGGGATAGAGTAACGGGAAGAAAATAACCAACGGAGAAAATACCATACCCAACCACCGCGGAGGACGACGCCGTTCAGCTCCCCCAATGCCGAAGATAGAGCAGCGCGGACGTTGGCAAGTCTGTAGTGCCTACCACTTGCCCCACTCCATGGCATCATCCAGCGTGAAGAGGGGACTCTGCGGGTCATCACGAGATGTCCAACGCAAGATAGACCCATtccacgccttgggaacggGAGTGGCtgaggcaacggcggcggccgccctcAACGCCGCCAACCCTGACGCCGCCGACGAGGTAGGCGCCGCCGCACCGGAAGGCGTCGGCCTCACTGATGGTCCCAGCGCAAGCGCCCCCGTCGAGGCCGCTGCGGCCACTGCCGGCGCCAATGCGCGTCCCGACCCGCCTgtcggcaccaccacctccatcgCGGGTGCCGGAGCAAGTGTTCCCGTGGCCGCCGCGCCATCCGTCGCGGCCACCAGGGTAGACGTCCCTATCCTCGTTGCGGCCTCCGGAGCGGGTatctccacctccaccgccgttGCCCCCTCTGCCATGGCTCCCCGGTCGGAAGTCCCCATCTCTGTCactacctcctcctccatcgcagCTGCCGGGGCGGGCGTCCCTGTCTCCTCCGCTGCTGCTATCCTCGCTGTGGCTGCGGGGGCAGACTctctgtggcggatccacttcggattaacttgattaagtagggttaagccgcctaacatgcgacactcctgcctaaaccgagttaatacgaagtgccgtcggatttcatccgatttaaccacttaaacaggattgagtttagcaaacccacacgaaggtgagtggttacagagaatacaacgagtccactgagttaaacaagttttacccatttagttcggccataaaatccaacatcaaggttttacaaggttcaaaagaacaACCGAGAAagacactagcggaagacttcgtcggggtcggatatccctggtgaggccaactgggatatcactggttcctctcctcgccatccgaggaaggatcccactcgaccgtccagcctggcggaagctggggcggccaagcaccaaccagagaggggtcgggcgcagcaacctcacctgaaagacaggagccacaacaaggctgagctactaagctcaacaagacttaaccgataggaataagaactactcctccttctagacatgcagggctgtttggctgaggggttcatttgccaaaagcactaagtaaccctattttcaagttttagctccggttctaggttcatttaccagtctaggttgtgccacttattctaagcattcatagaaccaaacaagatgtgtagatataacaacaaacattgccatcatcagattcctcatttactcagggtgacatagcgatagagcaatcccaaactgtgagaggcagacgaatcgattcaagttctttaaccatgcatggtgaacctagccccacgacatctgcgcacctggaggtcgcttcctgtgtcggccttccccatcaatcccctaacttgtgtcgggcccatttcctttggtgcaaggttccacagacccggcctctgccgttctgtgaccacgcttgccaccacgtgcgacaaccagcaggggaaactccgttccaagaacaatggggcgaccgctcacgttctaggttcaatccggtactaggcttcctcatcccatactaagtatgaggctagtactttcaaacacttgatcacaaacaccaccactgtcgggccttagcaaattttcatagatagacggggctaacatccgaccaccaaagagttaccaaaaccctgccccgtccatcgtccttatagttataacaggagagtaaacatgcaactcctacaactcgcgagtgacaggagatcactcgacttttaccgtctcctagttaagcaatgcagctactcggtccaacagctagtgctcagatcatggggataactaagtcatgcatctagggtttcatacaactcctatacgtaaatgcacaagcatgatgcAGAAGGCatcgcaagtctggcaaaacacgtaggattttcatgcaaccggggcttgccttcaagcaaggaggacgggaactgctcgacttctggggcgacttggcttccgcgggcaggaactaagctacagcttcttctactggcgccgggtgtaactcgtagaagccgtcggcgaggtgcagctctacacgaatgcaatgcaagggttagcttagatagttatttcaacagcaacactggctcgcctgagcccagaaacttgcgacaaagagcaggaggttatggtggttcaagagagctgatgatgatcaagaggtaagggtaggaaggaactcatgatctgatccttgaactagaggatgtgatatactgggggtccttagatgcaagcgctgaagggttcccagttttacacatacaccctcgagttgaagaaaagatcacagccaagccctcgggcgaggcggatataagggtcggcggaacagatagggacgggcgagacggaaccggggtcgggcggataggaggggtcgggcgaggcggactggggttggcaactcaccttcttcctgaaaggaaagcgtggggtcaggaagaagcagacttgggcggagggactaaagcttcgagcaagggctaagactggcaatgctccggcggcggcgctgcttcttgcggatcacaagagagcttttactcagcacggaggagcaagctgctgggtgacttgggagaaagctgagaggagagctcctcaagaacttggtgggtggcgctaggagcttgagcagggagcgagaaaaggctgaaggcaacaatggcggagggaactccggcgacgggggcattccttttatagctgctggagcagaggaaaggaaacggcgcggagagagagaaggggagcggcgcgaaggccggggagaggcaatggagtgctctgccggggcggtgattgagcgaagagggcggtggtgcagaactccgggggtgacaccagcgatcattgcgttctgccgtcagggcggcgtaggagcgggtagaccggtggttgagatttggcgggaAGCGGGCAttgccgtgcggaagatttgatagaagcgaccggtataacggcgctagaatcgagggcgcacaggtgagaagacaggcagacgcgggcgcgggcgagagcgcggaacaacagattgtcaggcggcttctgacagagcgggggaaaggagctgtcgcggccgcggtcggggttggcggtggaggaatcgtcatGTAGcagcgaccgggcggcgcgactgtggctgaagggacgaaaaagacgggcgacatcgggctctggggccgggatctggcggcgtgatgatgggcgcgggaggcaaggctctgcagaaaggggtgcagaggggcttccgctgccattggggaagggggcgcgagaacccactcggtcgcttgccagagacaaaactgagcggcgggcgtcggagaagacgagccacgcggcaggaagactctgaggcggccatgcaactcgagtgcggctgtcgcggaggatctgggaaaagatTTCGCgagtccaccggtggatagaacggatggttgaggaagattagcaggatccgacggtgggctgtgcttgccggggtcgggagaggaacgaagcggagaggggtcggatctcaggggtcgggaccgagcGGGTAgctgagcactcggcgcgggaaaaagcaaggtagatgactaggatccagggctctgatcaagactagctgggaaggtttaggggtcggtcgttacactcT from Setaria italica strain Yugu1 chromosome VII, Setaria_italica_v2.0, whole genome shotgun sequence includes the following:
- the LOC101753194 gene encoding loricrin-like; the encoded protein is MFRVRSLAEMIPGALTEGTILATGALAAFEIRQRVREALEDKDADYPVPDHPSMRPDENFVDLRVCPRSHSEDSSSGGDRDARPGSCDGGGGSDRDGDFRPGSHGRGGNGGGGGDTRSGGRNEDRDVYPGGRDGWRGGHGNTCSGTRDGGGGADRRVGTRIGAGSGRSGLDGGACAGTISEADAFRCGGAYLVGGVRSPLFTLDDAMEWGKW